One part of the Paraglaciecola sp. L3A3 genome encodes these proteins:
- a CDS encoding TonB-dependent receptor codes for MTAHNKKNYTPVFKKSLMALAIMGICATATGQEVEATDEDAELEVIQVSGTRANLLNAQNLKRNAETVVDSITAADIGSLPDRSVLEAIQRLPGVSIERFSGPDDPDHFSVEGSGAIIRGMTQTRSEFNGRDSFTANSGRGLSFQDVSPELMGGVDVYKSQTADMIEGGIGGTISLRTRKPFDAQGRVFAFNADYSYGDIAEEGSPTFSVLYSDRWELDSGAEFGLLINYAKSTLNGASEGIQSDAYVQYNASELAGAEDFVGDGSGKVWMPNGANLLQKTDHREREGFSTAMQFESADDTVLASFQYIRSDATLSWHEQAIKYQGGYKQNLAGENASRPLEGTQFAFDDMGRFESGTITQGAGGWRVADGNVDHVPRAWGDNAANQWGHINQFESRVKDTSNLVEDYSFNVRWLATDNLTLTGDVQYIKADTQDDDVLISTATFIAQEYDLTGGSPTVAFLEPWLGARDADPDAFATGYPGFSDDPAGDSNYFNDPNSYFLRSAMDHYERSEGDSIAARLDGKYFLEDAGILSSVEMGVRYAKREQTIRKTGWNWGALGPEFSGAAPASWLATTPEISADSYESVDWSDFMGGDAANIPGNKTIHLTEDYVRSVIAGARPYQSAAGDWVPYPDYDDVDAEFGLFSPSDVSNTIETNKALYVKLNFESDDDIRYSGNIGLRYVELKRDASGFVSFPDLVPGEGLAPPASIGDVQLTPEIVTNFIIQQITADPSLTVANVIEANAWISEQNNYLPDASRAFGNNYREALAAEKTFKMFLPSFNLKLELSDELIARFALSKAVALPDIGDITNYSSLGASDITTVRAGGPIDPENPPEPEDNLLLETYVGSWTGSGGNPLLEPMESVQYDIGLEWYFADVGQLSATLFHKDLSNYFIQGGFPRSFTNPSNGEVQTVLVSTTTNGGKGTMDGLELAYQQFFDKLPAPFDGLGVQATYTYIDASGVPNNEIEYEDESWAGKPDEDPGVRITLDNVPLQGQSKHTANFVAMYEKNGWNARLAYNWRSKYLLTTRDVISKVPLWYDDHGQLDGSVFYKVSDNITVGIQGTNMTNSVSETIMQLSNEGLEAGRSWFESDRRVALVVRGNF; via the coding sequence ATGACTGCACACAATAAAAAGAATTACACTCCAGTCTTCAAAAAATCTCTAATGGCTTTGGCTATTATGGGAATTTGTGCGACTGCCACAGGACAAGAGGTCGAAGCTACAGATGAAGATGCTGAACTAGAGGTAATTCAAGTTTCGGGCACACGTGCCAATCTTTTAAATGCTCAAAATTTAAAACGTAATGCTGAAACTGTTGTTGATTCTATTACCGCTGCTGATATTGGTTCTTTACCAGATCGGAGTGTTTTAGAAGCCATTCAAAGACTACCTGGTGTGTCAATTGAGCGTTTTTCTGGTCCTGATGATCCAGATCATTTTAGTGTTGAAGGTTCAGGTGCCATTATACGTGGTATGACCCAAACTCGCTCTGAATTTAATGGTCGTGACTCTTTCACTGCAAACTCAGGTCGAGGTTTGTCTTTCCAAGACGTATCCCCTGAGTTGATGGGGGGGGTTGATGTATATAAGAGCCAAACTGCCGATATGATTGAAGGTGGTATTGGCGGTACCATTAGTTTACGAACTCGTAAACCATTTGATGCGCAAGGCCGAGTGTTTGCGTTTAATGCTGATTACTCTTATGGAGATATTGCAGAAGAAGGGAGCCCTACATTTTCAGTTCTTTATAGTGATCGCTGGGAATTGGATAGCGGCGCAGAATTTGGTTTGCTAATCAATTATGCAAAGTCTACTTTAAACGGCGCTTCTGAGGGTATTCAATCTGATGCCTATGTACAATATAACGCTAGTGAGCTTGCTGGCGCAGAAGATTTTGTAGGTGATGGTTCTGGTAAAGTATGGATGCCAAATGGGGCTAACTTACTCCAAAAAACAGACCATCGTGAACGTGAAGGTTTTTCTACAGCGATGCAGTTTGAGAGTGCTGATGATACAGTTTTAGCTAGCTTCCAGTATATTCGTTCTGATGCCACTTTATCTTGGCATGAACAAGCAATTAAATATCAAGGTGGCTATAAGCAAAATTTAGCTGGAGAAAATGCTTCCCGACCATTAGAAGGAACTCAGTTTGCCTTTGATGATATGGGACGTTTTGAATCTGGCACCATCACTCAGGGCGCTGGTGGCTGGAGAGTTGCTGATGGTAATGTTGATCATGTACCTAGAGCATGGGGAGATAACGCAGCTAATCAATGGGGACATATAAACCAATTTGAAAGCCGTGTAAAAGACACCAGTAATCTAGTAGAAGATTATTCATTTAATGTGCGTTGGTTGGCGACTGATAATTTAACGTTAACAGGCGATGTACAGTATATCAAAGCCGATACCCAAGATGATGACGTGTTGATTAGCACGGCTACCTTCATTGCTCAAGAATATGATTTAACAGGTGGTAGTCCTACCGTAGCCTTTTTAGAGCCTTGGTTAGGTGCTCGTGATGCAGATCCTGATGCCTTTGCAACAGGTTATCCTGGTTTCTCAGATGATCCTGCCGGTGATAGTAACTACTTTAACGACCCCAATTCATACTTTTTGCGGTCGGCGATGGATCATTACGAGCGGTCTGAAGGTGATTCTATTGCAGCACGTTTAGACGGAAAATATTTTCTAGAGGATGCCGGTATTCTTAGTTCTGTTGAGATGGGGGTTCGTTACGCAAAACGTGAACAAACTATCCGTAAAACTGGTTGGAACTGGGGAGCTTTAGGTCCTGAGTTTAGTGGTGCAGCACCCGCATCTTGGTTAGCGACAACACCTGAAATTTCGGCAGATTCATATGAAAGTGTTGATTGGTCTGATTTCATGGGCGGAGATGCTGCAAATATTCCAGGTAATAAAACTATTCATCTAACGGAAGATTATGTTCGTTCAGTGATCGCTGGTGCTAGACCTTATCAATCTGCTGCTGGTGACTGGGTACCTTATCCCGATTATGACGATGTAGACGCTGAATTTGGCTTGTTTTCACCTAGTGATGTGAGCAATACCATAGAAACCAATAAGGCTCTCTATGTAAAATTAAACTTTGAGAGTGATGACGATATTCGTTATAGCGGTAACATTGGTTTACGTTATGTAGAATTAAAACGTGATGCATCTGGTTTTGTTAGTTTTCCTGATTTAGTTCCTGGAGAAGGGCTCGCACCGCCGGCATCTATTGGTGATGTGCAACTAACTCCTGAAATTGTAACTAATTTTATTATTCAACAAATTACCGCAGATCCTAGTTTAACTGTTGCTAACGTAATTGAAGCCAATGCTTGGATTAGCGAACAAAATAATTATTTACCTGACGCATCAAGAGCTTTTGGTAACAATTATAGAGAAGCTTTAGCTGCCGAAAAAACATTCAAAATGTTTTTACCTAGCTTTAATCTTAAACTGGAGTTAAGCGATGAGTTAATCGCGCGTTTTGCTCTATCGAAGGCTGTAGCATTACCTGATATTGGCGATATTACTAACTATTCTTCGCTTGGTGCCAGTGATATTACTACTGTAAGAGCTGGAGGACCTATCGATCCAGAGAATCCACCAGAACCTGAAGATAATTTACTGCTAGAAACTTATGTTGGTTCATGGACAGGCAGTGGTGGAAACCCATTATTGGAGCCTATGGAATCGGTTCAATATGATATTGGGTTAGAGTGGTATTTTGCTGATGTCGGGCAGTTGAGTGCAACCTTGTTCCATAAAGATTTAAGTAATTATTTTATTCAAGGTGGTTTCCCTCGTTCTTTTACTAATCCGTCTAATGGAGAGGTACAAACTGTGTTGGTTTCGACAACAACAAACGGTGGTAAAGGAACTATGGATGGTTTAGAACTAGCCTATCAACAATTCTTTGATAAGTTACCTGCACCATTTGATGGCCTAGGTGTACAAGCGACTTATACCTATATTGATGCTAGCGGTGTGCCGAATAACGAAATTGAATACGAGGACGAATCTTGGGCAGGTAAGCCAGATGAAGATCCTGGTGTGCGTATCACCTTAGATAATGTGCCATTACAAGGACAATCTAAGCATACTGCTAATTTTGTGGCTATGTATGAAAAAAATGGGTGGAATGCACGTTTAGCATATAACTGGCGCTCTAAGTACTTGTTAACTACTCGTGATGTCATTAGTAAAGTACCATTATGGTATGACGATCATGGTCAGTTAGATGGATCTGTTTTTTATAAGGTCTCGGATAATATTACTGTGGGCATTCAAGGGACCAATATGACTAACTCGGTATCTGAAACTATCATGCAACTTTCCAATGAGGGATTAGAAGCTGGTCGGTCATGGTTTGAATCGGATCGCCGCGTTGCTTTGGTGGTACGTGGTAATTTCTAA
- the yaaA gene encoding peroxide stress protein YaaA encodes MLVVISPAKNLDYDTPPATNLFTQPTMLADSETLIERCRKLTPANISSLMKISDKLAGLNADRYASWQLPFTSENAKQAVLAFNGDVYSGLDASSFTENDFEYAQQHLRILSGLYGVLRPLDLMQAYRLEMGTRLDVEQHKNLYQFWDDRITNKLNQAIEEQGDNVLVNLASTEYFKSVKSKLLNAEIYTPVFQDCKNGQYKVISFFAKKARGLMARYIIQNRVTDISELKRFNSAGYQFSAEKSQGSELVFTRDEQK; translated from the coding sequence ATGTTAGTTGTGATTTCACCCGCCAAAAACCTTGATTATGATACCCCGCCAGCAACTAACCTCTTTACTCAGCCAACTATGTTAGCTGATTCTGAAACCTTGATTGAACGTTGTAGAAAACTGACCCCTGCGAATATTTCATCTTTGATGAAAATCAGTGACAAACTCGCGGGCTTAAATGCTGATCGATATGCCAGTTGGCAACTACCTTTTACCTCCGAAAATGCCAAACAAGCGGTACTAGCATTTAATGGTGATGTGTATTCTGGCTTAGATGCCAGTAGTTTTACAGAAAACGATTTTGAGTATGCCCAGCAACATTTACGTATTTTGTCTGGTTTGTATGGTGTATTACGCCCTTTAGATTTAATGCAGGCCTATCGGTTAGAGATGGGCACTCGCTTAGACGTAGAGCAACACAAAAACTTGTATCAATTTTGGGATGACAGAATAACCAACAAATTGAATCAAGCGATTGAAGAGCAAGGTGATAATGTTTTGGTTAATCTTGCTTCAACTGAATATTTTAAATCAGTAAAATCCAAATTATTAAATGCCGAGATTTATACGCCCGTTTTTCAAGATTGTAAAAATGGCCAGTACAAAGTGATTAGTTTTTTTGCAAAAAAAGCCCGTGGGTTGATGGCTAGGTATATCATTCAAAATCGCGTCACTGATATCAGTGAATTAAAACGCTTCAATAGTGCAGGCTATCAATTCTCAGCAGAAAAAAGCCAAGGTAGTGAATTAGTCTTTACTCGTGACGAGCAGAAATAG
- a CDS encoding tryptophan halogenase family protein, protein MKKKKIVIVGGGSAGWMTAAGLSQFLPKMQFEITQIESNMIGTVGVGEATIPHIRQFNQMLGIDENEFMRATGATYKLAIQFTGWGSKDSSYMHPFGHSGHDINGINFHHYWLHLQQQQGLKLAEFDQYSIAVVAAQKKKFQYQQQNQNALLDDYSYAFHLDATLYAKYLKSYSIKRGVRTIEGKVTVVNLADDSGDIQSVQLESGQKIEGDLFIDCSGFRGLLIEEALKTGYQDWTHWLPCNKALAVASEKTIDPPPYTRSAAKKVGWQWRVPVQHRTGNGLVFCGDYLSDDEAHAILLDGLEEPALSDPRLLRFTTGKRNKSWSKNCIAIGLSAGFLEPLESTSLYLTQIAIQKLIEFFPADKINDVERNAFNRHLDTEYERVRDFLILHYKLNRRNDSEFWRYCQNMPIPDSLQQQMTLFQHSAHISTYRQGLFMPASWLAVYLGQDSLPLHYDPRVLTYPVEKLQYYLNKMAEQVSQTASEMQNHNIAIQNIQRIGFSAYPNAALSLYGGRI, encoded by the coding sequence ATGAAAAAAAAGAAAATAGTTATTGTAGGAGGTGGTTCTGCAGGTTGGATGACCGCAGCTGGACTGTCTCAATTTTTACCTAAAATGCAATTTGAAATAACCCAAATAGAATCAAATATGATTGGCACTGTTGGTGTGGGTGAAGCAACTATTCCACATATTCGTCAATTTAATCAGATGCTTGGTATTGATGAAAATGAATTTATGCGTGCTACCGGAGCAACCTATAAATTAGCGATTCAGTTTACCGGTTGGGGTAGTAAAGATAGTAGCTATATGCATCCCTTTGGCCATAGTGGCCATGATATTAATGGAATTAATTTTCATCATTATTGGTTGCATTTACAGCAACAACAGGGGCTTAAATTAGCTGAATTTGATCAGTATTCTATAGCTGTAGTTGCGGCACAAAAGAAAAAATTTCAATACCAACAACAAAATCAAAATGCGTTGTTAGATGACTACAGTTACGCGTTTCACCTAGATGCCACCTTATATGCTAAATATCTTAAATCTTACTCTATTAAACGAGGTGTCAGGACAATCGAGGGTAAAGTTACAGTGGTTAACCTTGCTGATGATAGTGGTGATATTCAGTCTGTTCAGCTGGAGTCGGGACAAAAGATAGAAGGCGATTTATTTATCGACTGCTCTGGGTTTCGAGGATTATTAATTGAAGAGGCGCTTAAAACAGGTTATCAAGATTGGACTCATTGGTTGCCTTGCAATAAAGCATTAGCTGTTGCCAGTGAAAAAACAATCGATCCACCTCCTTATACTCGTTCTGCTGCCAAAAAAGTGGGTTGGCAATGGCGGGTACCTGTTCAGCATCGAACCGGTAATGGATTAGTATTTTGTGGTGATTATTTATCTGATGATGAAGCACATGCAATTTTGCTCGATGGTCTTGAAGAACCGGCATTATCCGACCCAAGGTTGTTACGCTTTACTACAGGCAAACGTAATAAGTCATGGTCTAAAAACTGTATTGCGATTGGGTTATCAGCCGGTTTTTTAGAGCCACTCGAGTCTACAAGTTTGTATTTGACGCAAATAGCTATTCAAAAACTGATCGAATTTTTTCCTGCTGACAAAATTAACGATGTTGAGAGAAACGCTTTTAATCGACACTTGGACACTGAATATGAACGGGTTAGAGATTTTCTAATTTTACATTACAAACTAAATCGACGTAATGATTCAGAATTTTGGCGTTATTGCCAAAATATGCCTATACCCGATTCTTTGCAGCAACAGATGACACTTTTTCAACATAGTGCTCATATCTCCACTTACCGCCAAGGTTTATTCATGCCTGCGAGTTGGTTGGCTGTGTATTTAGGTCAAGATAGTTTACCTCTCCATTATGATCCTCGAGTGTTGACTTACCCCGTTGAAAAGCTGCAGTATTATTTAAATAAAATGGCCGAGCAGGTTTCTCAAACAGCTAGCGAAATGCAAAACCACAACATAGCGATTCAAAACATTCAGCGAATTGGTTTTAGTGCTTACCCTAATGCTGCACTAAGTTTATATGGAGGCAGAATATGA
- a CDS encoding FMN-binding glutamate synthase family protein: MRADFVRAITIIWLSLLALSITWPGMLWFAVILVPLTAVGFYDMYQTKHALWRTFPLIGRGRWVMEFLRPFLRQYFFESETDGVPINRMNRSVIYQRAKGQQDTIPYGTKVDTQRVGYEWIGHSMAAIHLDENAIEPRVKIGGQACKQPYEASIFNVSAMSFGSLSANAILALNKGAKLGGFYHNTGEGSVSPYHLQHGGDLVWQIGTGYFGCRDVRGKFSAERFTETATKFNIKMIEIKLSQGAKPGHGGILPADKNTLEIAQIRHVEPATRVDSPPAHSVFKTPLEMMDFIQQLRDLSGGKPIGFKLAVGRKSEFIALCKAMVETNIKPDFITVDGGEGGTGAAPLEYSNSVGMPLREAIVFITDVLTGFNLRKEIKVIASGKVFTGFDIVKNLSLGADLCNSARGMMVALGCVQSLVCNTNECPTGIATQDPILAAGLVVNDKATRIARYQKETVRATMDLVASAGLRDPNQITRSHIYRRVSETKIKRLDQIYIGLVQGSLLGDDYPERFAHEMKESSSKCFMPTNFVVQCYSGLEEVTES; encoded by the coding sequence ATGAGAGCAGATTTTGTCAGAGCAATAACAATCATTTGGTTGAGTTTGCTGGCATTGAGTATCACTTGGCCAGGTATGTTGTGGTTTGCAGTTATTTTAGTACCACTTACTGCAGTGGGCTTTTATGATATGTATCAAACGAAACATGCACTATGGCGAACGTTTCCTTTAATTGGTCGTGGACGCTGGGTGATGGAGTTTTTACGTCCCTTTTTGCGTCAGTATTTTTTCGAATCAGAAACTGATGGAGTACCTATTAACCGGATGAACCGTTCGGTGATTTATCAAAGGGCTAAAGGTCAGCAAGATACCATTCCCTATGGCACCAAAGTGGATACTCAAAGGGTAGGCTATGAATGGATTGGCCACTCTATGGCGGCTATTCATCTAGATGAAAATGCTATCGAACCTAGAGTGAAAATTGGTGGCCAAGCTTGTAAGCAACCCTATGAGGCGAGTATTTTTAATGTCTCAGCTATGAGTTTCGGTTCGTTAAGTGCGAATGCAATTTTAGCCTTGAATAAAGGCGCTAAACTCGGTGGTTTTTATCATAATACTGGAGAGGGCAGCGTCAGCCCTTATCACCTGCAACATGGCGGAGATCTCGTTTGGCAAATTGGTACAGGCTATTTTGGTTGTCGTGATGTGCGGGGCAAATTCAGTGCAGAAAGGTTTACCGAAACTGCTACTAAATTTAATATCAAGATGATTGAAATTAAATTAAGCCAAGGTGCTAAACCTGGGCACGGTGGCATTTTACCAGCAGATAAAAACACCTTAGAGATCGCGCAAATTCGTCATGTTGAACCCGCTACTAGAGTGGATTCCCCGCCAGCACATAGTGTATTTAAAACGCCGCTAGAGATGATGGATTTTATTCAACAATTACGAGATTTATCTGGTGGAAAACCTATAGGTTTCAAATTGGCAGTCGGCCGAAAAAGTGAATTTATTGCTCTTTGTAAAGCCATGGTTGAAACCAATATTAAACCCGATTTTATCACAGTAGATGGGGGCGAAGGTGGCACAGGCGCAGCACCCTTAGAATATTCTAATTCGGTTGGTATGCCACTAAGAGAAGCCATAGTGTTTATTACTGACGTGCTTACTGGTTTTAATTTACGTAAGGAAATCAAAGTGATCGCCAGTGGTAAAGTGTTCACTGGTTTTGACATAGTTAAGAATTTATCTTTAGGTGCCGATCTATGTAATAGTGCTAGAGGTATGATGGTCGCGTTAGGTTGTGTGCAGTCTTTGGTGTGCAATACCAATGAATGTCCAACAGGTATTGCCACGCAAGACCCCATATTAGCCGCTGGCTTAGTGGTTAACGATAAAGCGACTCGGATTGCTCGATATCAAAAAGAAACAGTACGGGCCACTATGGACTTGGTTGCCTCTGCTGGTTTGCGAGATCCCAATCAAATCACGCGTTCACATATATATCGTAGAGTCAGCGAAACTAAAATTAAGCGTTTGGATCAAATTTACATAGGTTTAGTGCAAGGTAGTTTATTAGGCGACGATTATCCAGAGCGATTTGCCCATGAAATGAAAGAATCTTCATCTAAGTGTTTTATGCCCACCAATTTTGTGGTGCAATGTTACAGTGGTTTAGAAGAAGTAACCGAAAGCTGA
- the ung gene encoding uracil-DNA glycosylase has product MDTWSDILAAEKRQAYFQQITEFVDNKRRAGTAVYPPQQDVFNAFDLTQLADVKVVILGQDPYHGPNQAHGLCFSVLPGVKPPPSLANIYKELANDIDDFSIPEHGFLQNWAEQGVLLLNTVLTVEQGKAHSHAKIGWETFTDKVMQQLNEHCQGVVFLLWGSHAQKKGAGIDQTKHHVLNAPHPSPLSAYRGFFGCQHFFKTNQILLEQGKSPINWQV; this is encoded by the coding sequence GTGGATACTTGGTCGGATATATTAGCTGCGGAAAAACGGCAGGCTTATTTTCAGCAAATTACAGAGTTTGTTGATAATAAAAGACGTGCTGGCACTGCAGTATATCCTCCTCAACAAGATGTTTTTAATGCCTTTGATTTGACTCAGTTAGCCGATGTAAAAGTGGTAATACTGGGTCAAGACCCCTACCACGGGCCTAATCAGGCCCATGGTTTATGTTTTTCTGTTTTACCAGGAGTTAAACCTCCCCCATCTCTTGCAAATATCTATAAAGAACTGGCCAATGATATTGATGATTTCTCTATTCCCGAACATGGATTTTTACAAAATTGGGCAGAACAAGGTGTTTTGCTGTTAAATACCGTTTTGACTGTAGAACAAGGAAAAGCCCATTCTCATGCAAAAATCGGTTGGGAAACTTTTACAGATAAGGTCATGCAACAACTAAATGAGCACTGCCAGGGTGTGGTCTTTTTACTTTGGGGTAGCCATGCGCAAAAAAAAGGTGCTGGTATAGATCAAACAAAGCACCATGTTTTAAATGCTCCACATCCCTCGCCATTATCTGCTTACCGAGGTTTTTTTGGTTGCCAACATTTTTTCAAAACCAATCAAATTTTACTCGAACAGGGTAAATCGCCAATTAACTGGCAAGTATAA
- a CDS encoding DUF3545 family protein, producing the protein MNKSELLSTIDSETRNSKSKTSKRKWREIEAIHDRHRLRQELRELGMSPEDQLEFI; encoded by the coding sequence ATGAATAAGTCCGAATTATTGTCAACTATAGATTCAGAAACCCGTAACTCAAAATCTAAAACCAGCAAACGCAAGTGGAGAGAAATCGAAGCCATCCATGACAGACACAGACTTAGGCAAGAATTACGTGAGCTAGGTATGTCACCGGAAGATCAATTAGAATTTATCTAA
- the pgi gene encoding glucose-6-phosphate isomerase → MTALTESPAWQQLASLAEQVKTQHMRDWFAADPKRAEKYTQSACGIELDFSKNLVTDEVISALQSLATDCQVAEKRDAMFAGEIINHTEKRAVLHTALRNFSGKPVLVDGEDVMPEVLACQQKIEKFVASVHNGELKGYTGKPLKEIVAIGIGGSFLGPKIMSEALKPYWFKGVKVHYVANVDGCHIQDVLASVDHEETLVVMSSKSFSTQETLQNTLTAKAWFLKAGGKQEDIAKHFIAVSSNIKAATEFGMAEDNIFPMWDWVGGRYSLWSAIGLPVALTIGYDNYRALLQGAFEMDEHFQKAPAEQNLPMILASLGVWYINFFGAQSHVLLPYYHYLRGFPAYVQQLDMESNGKRVSGDKTVTDYETGPVIWGSEGTNGQHSFHQLIHQGTVLIPADFMLPLNVPNQDDTHHAMLASNCFGQTQALMQGKTFDECKADLASKGLSDDELESLATHKTMPGNKPSNTFLFDKLDPKTLGSLIALYEHKVFVQGAIWGVNSFDQWGVELGKELGNQVLNKLVNTDAELNFDASTNQLIAKFRKANS, encoded by the coding sequence ATGACAGCACTGACTGAATCTCCAGCTTGGCAACAATTAGCAAGCCTAGCAGAACAAGTAAAAACGCAACATATGCGAGATTGGTTTGCTGCCGATCCTAAAAGAGCAGAAAAATACACCCAATCAGCTTGTGGTATCGAATTAGATTTTTCAAAAAACCTAGTAACTGATGAAGTTATTTCAGCACTACAATCACTTGCGACTGATTGTCAGGTAGCTGAAAAACGTGATGCAATGTTTGCTGGTGAAATTATCAATCACACCGAAAAACGAGCAGTATTACACACCGCATTACGTAATTTTTCTGGTAAGCCTGTTTTGGTTGATGGCGAAGACGTGATGCCAGAAGTGTTAGCCTGTCAGCAAAAAATTGAAAAGTTTGTGGCCAGTGTTCACAACGGCGAGCTAAAAGGTTATACCGGAAAACCTCTTAAAGAAATTGTCGCAATCGGTATTGGTGGCTCATTTTTAGGCCCTAAAATTATGTCTGAAGCCCTTAAACCTTATTGGTTTAAAGGTGTAAAAGTGCACTATGTAGCCAACGTCGATGGCTGTCATATCCAAGATGTTTTAGCGTCTGTTGATCACGAAGAAACCTTAGTGGTGATGTCGTCTAAATCTTTTAGCACCCAAGAAACATTACAAAATACCTTAACCGCTAAAGCTTGGTTCTTAAAAGCCGGTGGTAAACAAGAAGACATAGCGAAACACTTTATTGCTGTTTCTTCAAATATCAAAGCCGCAACCGAATTTGGTATGGCTGAAGACAATATTTTTCCTATGTGGGATTGGGTTGGCGGTCGTTATTCTCTTTGGTCTGCGATTGGTTTACCTGTCGCCCTTACTATTGGTTATGACAACTACCGTGCTTTGTTACAAGGTGCGTTTGAAATGGATGAACATTTTCAAAAAGCCCCTGCTGAACAGAACTTACCTATGATTTTAGCTAGTCTAGGTGTTTGGTATATCAACTTCTTTGGCGCACAAAGTCATGTGTTGCTACCTTATTATCATTATCTACGCGGCTTTCCAGCCTACGTACAACAGTTAGACATGGAAAGTAATGGTAAGCGTGTCTCTGGCGATAAAACAGTCACAGACTACGAAACAGGCCCAGTTATTTGGGGTAGTGAAGGCACGAACGGCCAACATTCATTCCACCAACTAATTCACCAAGGTACAGTATTAATTCCTGCTGATTTTATGTTGCCTTTAAATGTGCCTAATCAAGATGATACGCATCATGCCATGTTAGCCTCTAATTGTTTTGGTCAAACTCAAGCCTTAATGCAAGGTAAAACCTTTGACGAGTGTAAAGCTGACTTAGCCTCAAAAGGCCTAAGCGATGATGAGCTAGAATCATTAGCCACACACAAAACTATGCCAGGCAACAAACCTAGCAATACCTTCTTGTTCGATAAGCTTGATCCAAAAACCCTTGGTTCTTTGATTGCTTTATATGAACATAAAGTGTTTGTGCAAGGTGCTATTTGGGGTGTGAACTCATTTGATCAATGGGGTGTAGAGCTTGGTAAAGAATTAGGCAACCAAGTATTAAACAAGCTAGTTAACACAGATGCAGAACTAAACTTTGATGCATCAACTAATCAACTTATCGCTAAATTTAGAAAAGCGAATAGCTAA
- the tal gene encoding transaldolase, which yields MSNQLQALREITTVVADTGDIEAIKKYQPVDATTNPSLLLKAAEMPQYKSHLEAAVAWAKEQSSDPAQQIIDAGDKLSVTIGTDIVNIVPGRISTEVDARLSFDTAASIEKAHKLVALYDEAGVSKDRILIKLASTWEGIRAAEVLEKEGINCNLTLLFGFAQAQACAEAGAFLISPFVGRILDWYKAKTGKDSYAPAEDPGVVSVTKIYNYYKEHGYKTVVMGASFRNTDEITELAGCDRLTIGPGLLEDLSQAEGALPLKLKDTGATKTPGAPLTEAQFRWDMNQDAMATEKLSEGIRNFAIDQVKLETLLKSYL from the coding sequence ATGTCTAACCAATTACAAGCTTTACGCGAAATCACTACAGTTGTAGCGGATACAGGCGATATCGAAGCCATTAAAAAGTATCAACCTGTTGATGCGACCACTAACCCATCTTTGTTATTAAAAGCCGCTGAAATGCCACAATATAAGTCGCATTTAGAAGCAGCTGTTGCTTGGGCAAAAGAGCAATCTTCTGATCCAGCACAACAAATCATCGATGCTGGCGACAAGCTATCTGTCACTATTGGTACAGACATAGTGAATATCGTACCTGGCCGTATCTCAACTGAAGTTGATGCACGTTTATCTTTCGACACTGCTGCAAGCATCGAAAAAGCACATAAACTAGTAGCGCTATATGATGAAGCCGGCGTCAGTAAAGACCGAATTTTGATCAAATTAGCTTCTACTTGGGAAGGTATTCGCGCAGCAGAAGTTTTAGAAAAAGAAGGCATCAACTGTAACCTAACCTTATTATTTGGTTTTGCTCAAGCACAAGCTTGTGCCGAAGCTGGTGCATTTTTAATCTCGCCATTTGTTGGTCGTATTTTAGATTGGTACAAAGCTAAAACAGGTAAAGACAGCTACGCTCCTGCTGAAGATCCAGGTGTGGTTTCTGTTACTAAGATTTATAACTACTACAAAGAACACGGTTATAAAACAGTAGTAATGGGCGCAAGCTTCCGTAACACTGATGAAATCACAGAATTAGCTGGTTGTGACCGTTTAACAATTGGCCCTGGTTTATTAGAAGATTTGTCTCAAGCTGAAGGGGCATTACCTCTTAAGTTAAAAGACACAGGCGCAACTAAAACACCTGGTGCTCCTTTAACTGAAGCTCAGTTCCGTTGGGACATGAACCAAGATGCGATGGCTACTGAAAAGTTATCTGAAGGTATCCGTAACTTCGCTATCGACCAAGTTAAATTAGAAACGCTACTAAAAAGCTATTTATAA